From Dermacentor albipictus isolate Rhodes 1998 colony chromosome 8, USDA_Dalb.pri_finalv2, whole genome shotgun sequence:
ACGTAATCGGAGCTAAGTTACGTTTGGGACATAATTCACTCAGCCACACTAAGTATAGACCATCAAACTAAACCCAGTGATCATCAGGAGTCACAAGGCCCCATACGGGTGCGCTTCGTTGTAGAAATTTCGAGCTTGCTCAACTATGACTATTCGCATTACATATACTGAAACATACGCAATCTTTTTCACCACGACGAAACGTGTCCATTTTTCGGAGGGAGCGTAAGGCCAAGTGATTGAGGCAAGCTCAGGAAGTCCCAACCAACTTCTAGTGCGACGGGCTTAGGTGCTGCAGGGCAGTCTTGGACGCCACCAGTATGGCGGTCATTTCTTTACCCTAGTGCCCAAACACAGTCCGCAGAACTAATGGGCCCACTACGAACAGGGAGCGAGAACGATTGCAAAATTAAACCCTAGCACACCCACCAACTGTAGCATAAGTCAGGCATGTAACCTTTCTAATTCTTGAATTTGGTTACGTCTAGCCATTTCTCTACCCGGGTGCTAATATAGCCTGAAGCACGCGCAAGTTATTTCATGTAACGCCGCTGCGACTGCGATGGGGATGCAGCATAcccgatatctttttttttctgagtgcgGATGATTTTCTTATCACTCTGCACCTATAGCAGAACTACACCGCTACAATACAGTACCTGCGCCCAACACTATGGCCACCACTCCTGGCTTGGCATGGGTTCCAAAAACGGGAGTCAAAACAACGACGAGAGTCCCCAGACGCACTCTAACAACGACTACTAGAAAAATGATTCATTTACAGTTCAAGCTTCAttcatctttctctttttctctctcgctcgcgGCTGATATTGATTACAACAAAAGCCTTCCTTCTTTCGAGCCGTCGAGATCAGCTCAACAGCAGCCCATGGCAAACTTCCAGCataaaagaaaaactaaacatCAGGCTCAGTGTTTCTCAGTTAACAAAATTAAACCACTGAACCATCATTCGCGATGAAATACCGCTTGTCTCTGCTTCTCCTATCTCTATATAGGACgtgtttttcctctttctttttttcaacaagttcCTTTATCAGTTGTGCGAGGCCAACTATATAGCTTAACAGTTAGTCCATCATTTCATAAGCCCATGTAAGGGCGGCAACAGGGTACGGACTTAACAGATGAACCTGGTGTTTCTGTGCTGTGTTTCGGGGTCCTCAATATGCGGTTAAGTTATACATTTAGAAAGCCAACCTTAAATTTAATTTCGGACGCCAGATGCCGCGATCATGCGTGAGTATTTCGTCGCTGCGTAGTCCCGTTTACGCCAACGCTCCCCTGCTCGGCAATCACCATTTCACCAATGAAGCGATGACTATAAATTACGCCACAGCCTCTCAGAAAACGCAGCCTCTATCCACTGATATCGAAATACACGCGCATGAAACTATAGTTCTCCAGGCTACTGTCACATGCACCAGGCACTTGAAGTGTTGAATGTCCTTTGATTATGTCTTTACCATTCAGACTCGATAGGGAAGTGCTCGCATTCTTTTGCTGAAACCTATTTGGCAGCGAACGTCATAAAAAAGTAGTTCGCGTAATTTCTAAAGCCAAACactaaagcatgcaacaaacgcTATTTGATGCACCGTGGAAACTACCGGCATCAGGGAGTTAACACACTCAGGCGTTGTATTATGAGAGATAGCTCACTTACAGTCGTGCTATGTAAATGTGCCTCTCTAAGTTGGTGTATGCATTCTACAAGGGAAGCATTTTTGACATTAGTCAGATAAACGTACAGCACCAAATGGCACGAACAAAATTTAGGTGCCGCCTTTCATGCAGACTCGGTGCGGCAGCTCACTGGTTATGGCGTTGTGATGCTGAGCACGAAGACCTTGGTTCGTGTCCTGGTCACTGCGGCCCAATTTAAACGGGGTGAGATGCAAAACCCTCCAATTACTACGCTTTCAGCCCACGTAAAGTTACTCTGAAAGTGTGCAATAAATGTTACTTTCAATTAGTAAATTACATTTTTAGAACGCCTCAAATGTTTAGCATGAGCGGTGGCTTGTTAAGCCAGAAACTATAGGCAGAAACtaaagacaggtggcgacgcccaAATGAGCACTCGGCACCAAGTTCTCGCAACGTCATGAATTCTCACAGCGTCCTTTATGCTTTACGTTATTTGTCGAGTGGTAAAAACGAGTCCCACTGTACTTTAAATAAACCAAGGCGAACTTTTTTTGCCTTGAAGACAACCAAGATTCCAAAACATAATTCAAATGTTGTGACGTCATAACGACGTACTCGTGGGGAGGTTTCGGGCCTGAAACTGACAAAGCGAAAATGGTCTTTCATTCACTCCGCTATATTAATAACATTGCACCACGCTGAGCTGGTTCAGTGCTTTTCATTAGCGTCAAAACTTCTTTGAAACCCTTTACTACGGCATCTCTCACAGGGCACATACGATTGCTAGGAACATTACGCTCCGCAGAAGCAATCTTTCATGTGGAGTTGTtactttttattttcttacttcTGCTTGATTACCCGGCGTTCACGGCAGACGCACGATAGGTGGCGCCACCAGATACGTCCACTGCAAACCCTACAGCCGAAGGTAGCTCCTTATGAGTAATCTAGTGCGCCTTATCACTGTAGTTGCTCGCCTCCTATTTCTTCAATAAAGGGCACCCGTTTCGACTTCCTTTGCGTCGTGGAGCGTGACGTACTTCCCGGTCCTTGTTGCGGGCACTGGTCCAGTCGTACGCAGTTTCGTTCGTCGTTGCGGTAGAATCCATCGGCGCAGTAGCATCCCTGGCGGCAGTCAGCCGTGCAGGCGGGCCCGATGACGGGCCTGCTGCAGGAGGCCTCGGCGCAGCTGCTACTCACGCACTGCTTCCACACCTCGTTGAGGCCACAGTCTTGAACGTCGGTCAATAACTTGGACAGCAGCGCGACACCGTCGCTGCCTGCACAAAAGCGACGCATTTGTGGATACGGAGCAACGGTCACCGTCAGCACCATCACTTAAGTTTACTGCAGAACAATGTCCGTTTCTAACTtctcacgccaacttgggtcactcggtATGTGACACTGGGTACTTGTCCGCACAGACATTTTGGGAATAGACAACTTGGGCTGCAGGTATATGCAAGGCTGAGGCAAAGTTCTCTTTACGTCGTAGTGATAATACTCGACATCGGCTCcccagaaagcaaaaaaaaaacgtaactcAGGAATACTTCCATTTTTAGCTGAATGTATAGCATGGCTTAGCTATAAGCTTAGCTTAGCTGTGTGTCgatccttggcataaaattataTCCTAACTTGAAGCTTACTAATCATAAAGCGTTTGTTAAACAAAATATAGCGTTTGGCATAAGAACACTTATTAAATTACGTGCATTCTTTTCACAACACGCGTTATTATCTTCATACTTGgcgttcattcatagtcatatCACCTATTATACTGCTTCCTGGGGAAACACAAATAACTGCCACCTCTCGTCTATTCAAGACATACAGAACCAGGCTATTCGCACAATTGCCAACAGTTCCTTTTACTCAAATGCTTTCTCGCCACTCCAGGCTAACTTTATACTACCTGTACCTGGCTTTTTGAAATATCATTAAGGTATTCTCTTTTTAAATTACTTAACAAACAGCTTGGTTACAAAATTGTGGACTACATATTACTCACTAACTTAGCATGACTTAGCACTGCACAGTTCTCAAATTAAGGTGGCTGCAAGTTGCCTTGGCATGTGTGCGCATACGTCTTACCAGAACTCGGAGCGCAGGTCGCCACCACGGCCGTCAGCAGCAAGAGAAAGCAATTCATCCTTGAAGCTCGTCGACGTCTAAGTTCGGAACCTTAGGACACAAGTGGTGATCGCTGGAACGGTTGCGCCCCTTTTTGTTCCCTCCTCAATATATCGCGGATGCAGTCATTACAGGATACGCGGTGCTAAATATTGCAATCTCTTCCCTCGATCTTGCGCTGTGGCTGCTGCGGTTCTGAAGGGAAATCCGCCGTGTATTTTCGCTAGTACACTCGGGGTAGGCGCCGGATCGTTCGTTTATTCTGCTTCCTGCTTGTGCCCTTGCATGAGGTTTCGAAGTACTGTTTCAGTCAAAGTAATTGGCCGCTCAGATATAGCCGTTCCGCCGGCTGCGATCTAGCAACTAAACAATTGTCCACGTGTCTTGCAAATGAGCCATATCAAAAGCACTTGCCCggtcaaaacagaaaaaaaacagttaGGCCGGTAACCCGGCGGAGGAAGTCACTAATAGGAAGCCTCAACCGCCCATCGGTTCGAAGCCTGTCATCAGGAGATTAAAAATCTGCTTCGTGTAtttgttgctccttttcttttgttgttttgttatttAACTGCGTCGCACTTTATAATAGAAAAACACGACGTATTTTGTCTTTCACCATAACGACAGTAGCTTCTACAGCACTTTCAGGACAGTACCAAACACACAGTGGCTCAGCGGCAGTAGTGTTATCCTGACGcgcacaaggtcacgggttcCATCTCCAGACACAGCGGCCGCACGTCGAAGAGGCCAGAATGCAAAATCCAAATGGTAACAATGCACCGTTAGTAACAGTAACAATGCACTATCCAAATAGTAACAATGCACCGAATCGTTGCCAATCAGAAACACGACATGAAATAACAATACATGAAACGGCTGGCACAAACCTTCATCGTTTCTCGGATAACCAACGTCATCCCTTACGCCATCCTTCAGGATTGGTAAAGGCAAAACATAAACTCAATCATCCGAAAGACGTACACACACTCGCCAGTTCTACCTGCGGCTGCATTCAACTACCCGTTCGCTGGCATTTATCCTTTATAACATCTTCGAAGAATAGATTAAAGCCAACCTCACTGCGTGGATAGCGCGCCTATCCACCCCTGCCACTGAATACCACGTGCTGCGACGTCTAGGCTATGCAACCCCACAAGCCACTGACACAACGTTGGAGATTCCACTGGACATTCGATCACTAGTGCCGATTCCGCCCCTTTCTGAGAACATGAACCACAGGCAGCCCAAGCAGAGAACATATACCAGAGCCCAAACACTAGAAAAACAATATGGTGGTACAAGCACCACGGTGAATACGGACACTGCCGACTAGGCGCGCGTGCACCGAAACCATCGCCACCCGCGCATCCATCCTTACGAGCATCCCTTTAACAAAATCTACTAGTCCCAATGCGGAAGAAGCTGCGGCCGCGTTAGCCATCCCTTATATAAAAGCTGAGACCATCATCACTGACTCTCAAGCGGCGTGCCGTACATATATGACCGAAAAAATCCCCATGACTGCAATGCATATCATAGCcgagaacacccccccccccctacagaaACCTATCAATAATCTGAATGCCTGTGCATTTCTTACTCCTCGGTAATCAAGTGGCCCAAGCGTACATCCGAAATCTTGCAAATCGGGAACCACTGCAGTTTGACGACCGAGCGGAACTACCCCCTGATTACTTTCAATGACATCGCTATGCAATTTATGGTGTCGCGACTCACATATCCGCCGGGAACCGACACGCTGTCGAAACAACAAGAGGTCATTTTCTGTCAACTACAGGCAAACACGTTCATATACCACCAGGAAGCTATACCCCATCCACCCCACATTCTACAGCCCCCTATGCAGACACTGCAGCCAACTCACTAAACTATATCACATGGTCTGGGAATGCCAGAACAACGCAAATCTGGATCCAATACCTAATCTTACCAACGAGCAACGGGAGAGTGAACTTGCCAGCAGTATCCCAAATAGTCAGCTATGGCTGACAGAAAGCACGAAGATGGCGAGTAGAACCTGCGGAGCCTGGACTAGGGACCCCGCCCACCAGCGAGATCTTTATTCACAGAACTTTTCCTGTTCTTTCATTTCGTTCGGTGTTCACTAGGACAATCTATGACTGGGCACTACGTAGTGGAAGGATGGGGGAGTGCAGGAGAACTTATATAAGAGTTTGGCCTGCCCATTTCGTCCCCTTTAGCTGCCAGCCTTGCCACCGCTAAAGAGTATGTAGCGTGACAGCGATGCATTTTTATCCTTCCTACTCTTGGAGTTTTAGCGGCCGTGAGCGATGACAACATTTTGAGGAGTCTCGGTCCCGGCCAATCACGATTTATGTGGTCGGTCAAAGCCACGTCAAAACTTCACTGTTCTTTCCCTTTTCTTACTGATCTTCTTCATGGTCccaaaaatggctcatacccactacgAGGACCAGCCATAAGCAGGCCAATCCCACATGTTCTCGATTGCTGTCATTGtagctttcaagatatggcatgTGCCCATGAcgggggactggccaagaagcaggccaTTCCCACTTGTTCCCGATTGTTTTTGTCGCTTTCAACATATGGTACATGTCCattacgggggattggccaagaagcaggccaGTCCCACAAGTTCTTGATTTTTGTTTTTGgcactttcaagatatggcagGTGCCTATGACGGagtattggccaagaagcaggccaTTCCCACTTGTTCTCGATTGTTGTTTTTGTCACTTTCAACATATCACACGTGCCCATGACGGGGGATTCGCCAAGAAGCAGGCTAGTCCCACATGTTCTTGATTGTTGTTTTTGTAGCTTTCAAAATATGCCACGTGCCCATAACGGGGGATTTGCCAAGAAGCAGGCCAATCCTACATGGTCTTGATTGTTGTTTTTGTCGCTTTCAAGATGTGGCACGTGCCCATGACGGGGGGTTGACCAAGAAGCGGGCCATTCCCACTTGTTCTCGATTGTTGTTTTTGTCACTTTCAACATATCACACGTGCCCATGACGGGGGATTCGCCAAGAAGCAGGCTAGTCCCACATGTTCTTGATTGTTGTTTTTGTAGCTTTCAAAATATGCCACGTGCCCATAACGGGGGATTTGCCAAGAAGCAGGCCAATCCTACATGGTCTTGAGTGTTGTTTttgtcgctttcaagatatagcACGTGCCCATGACGGAGtattggccaagaagcgggcCATTCCCACTTGTTCTCGATTGTTTTTGTCGCTTGAAACATCTGGCACGTATCCATTACGAGAGATTGGCCAAAAAGCAGGCCAGTCCCACATGTTCTTGATTGTTTttgtcgctttcaagatatggtaGGTCCCCATAACGGGGGATTCGCCAAGAAGCAGGCCAGTCTCAAATGTTCTTGATTGTTGTTTTTGTAcctttcaagatatggcacctGCCCATGAAGGGGGATTAGCCAAGAAGCAGGCCATTCTAACTTGTTctcgattgtttttttttgtctctttcaaCATATGGCACGTGCCCGAAACGGGGGATTCAACAAGAAGCAGGACAGTCCCACATATTCTTGATTGTTGTTTTTGTACCTTTCAAGGTACAGCACGTGCCTAAGATGAGGgactggccaagaagcaggccaGTCCTACAAGTTCTTGATTGTTGATTCTTGATTGGCCTACGAGTTCTATTGTTTTTGTCGCTTTCAAGACATGACAGGTGCCCATCACGGAGTATTGGCCAAGAATCAGGCCATTCCCGCTTGTTACCGATTGTTGTTTTTGTCGCTTTCAATGTGTGGCACATGCCCATAACGGGAGATCGGCCAAGGAGCAGGCCAATCCTACATGGTCTTGATTGTTGTTttggtcgctttcaagatatgtcACGTGCCCATAACGGGGGATTTGCCAAGAAGCAGGCCATTCCCACTTGTTCTCGATTGTTGTTCTTGTCGTGTTCAACATATCGCACGTGCCCATAACGGCGGATTCGCCAAGAAGCAGGACAGTCCCACATGATCTTGATTGTTTTttggtcgctttcaagatatggcacgtGCCCAtgacgggggattggccaagaagcaggtcaTTCCCGCTTGTTCTCGATAGTTGTTTCTGTCGCTTTCAACGTGTGGCACGTGCCCAGAACGGGAGATTTGCCAAGAAGTAGGCCAATCCTACATGGTCTTGATCGTTGTtttatcgctttcaagatagggcacgTGCCCATGACGGTATACTGGCCAAGAAGCATGCCATTCCCACTTTTTCTCGATTGTTGTTTTTGTCGCTTTCAACATGTGGCACGTGCCCATAACGGGGGATTTGCCAAGAAGCAGGCCAATCCTGCATGGTCTTGATTGTTGTTttgtcgctttcaagatatggcaggTGCCCATGACAGagtattggccaagaagcaggctaTTCCCACTTGTTCTCGATTGTTGTTTTTGTCGCTTTCAACATATCGCACGTGCCCATAACTGGGGATTTGCCAAGAAGCAGGTCAATCCTACATGGTATTGATTGTTGTTttgtcgctttcaagatatgtcAGGTGCTCATGACGGAGTATTGGCCAAGAAGTAGGCCATTCCCACTTGTTCTCGATTGTTGTTTTTGTCGCTTTCATCATGTG
This genomic window contains:
- the LOC135914542 gene encoding serine protease inhibitor swm-1-like, giving the protein MNCFLLLLTAVVATCAPSSGSDGVALLSKLLTDVQDCGLNEVWKQCVSSSCAEASCSRPVIGPACTADCRQGCYCADGFYRNDERNCVRLDQCPQQGPGTRPGRPCRENEEWKVCVSSSCAEATCEKKTIGPECTLDCQRGCYCAEGFYRDAQRNCVREDQCPASV